AAATGGAAGAGAACAGCTTAGATATTGATGGAGGCAATTTTAATTCGGAGATGTATTTGGATTGTCTTTTGAAGTGTGCCTCTTTGAGACAAGTTATGGACAAGGAAGCTGAAATTGTAAATCAAAGCCAATACTTACAATCTGAAATGCAAACATTagtatatgaaaattataataagtttatatctGCCACTGAAACGGTGCGCAAAATGCGTTCTGACTTTCAAATAATGCAGGaagaaatgaataaattaagtgaaaatatgaataaaataacagCATTTAGTTCTCAGATATCTGAATCTCTAAAAGACAGTGGTAATAATGTAAATAGACTCTGCAGTACCCGTCAGCTCCTAGACAAATTGCAGTTCCTATTCTTATTACCTACTCAGTTGAATACAGCAATACAAGAAAAAAGATACACAGATGCTGTCAATGATTATGTGCACGCTCAAaaagtattacataaatatGGTGATCAGCCTTCATTCCAAAGCATTCAAACCGAATGTTCAGAAATAATTTGTGCCCTCAAGAAGAGTTTAAAGGAGAGGCTACTTAGTCCGGAGACCTCAGCTTCAGAGTTAGCAGAGAGTGTGGGTTTATTGAGGCAACTGCAAGAATCAGATTCATCACTTCAAGATATATTCTTGAATTGTGCAGAAAGTAGGCTTGACCAACATCTTAAAGTTTTAAGTGCAATGGTTGACAGTACAGATATATTAGCTTGGGTGGAAAAGTGCAACAATACATTGTTGGCTGATTTAGGGATTGTTATTTCTTGTTATGATGACATATTTCAAGATAAGCATAGTGCTCACTTACCAGACTTTGCTCAAAAAGTGATGTCACAGGTGTTTAAACTATTTGAGGATGTTGTGAAAAGACCAGAAAATGCTGGAACAGAAATTTTGATAAGAGGGTTAGACAAATTCTTTAGAAAATTACAGGCAATGTCTCAGATTGTTTGTAGTGATGCAGTTTCCAGCAAAGCTCTAGATGTTGTAGTTCAATGTGTCAATCATAAAGCAAATCTACAAAAGCAAACTATTCAGGTTCAGTTTAAAGAAAATCTTATGAAAGTAAGACAATCTCTTGCCA
The nucleotide sequence above comes from Leptidea sinapis chromosome 12, ilLepSina1.1, whole genome shotgun sequence. Encoded proteins:
- the LOC126967163 gene encoding vacuolar protein sorting-associated protein 51 homolog, whose translation is MTDTQKEMEENSLDIDGGNFNSEMYLDCLLKCASLRQVMDKEAEIVNQSQYLQSEMQTLVYENYNKFISATETVRKMRSDFQIMQEEMNKLSENMNKITAFSSQISESLKDSGNNVNRLCSTRQLLDKLQFLFLLPTQLNTAIQEKRYTDAVNDYVHAQKVLHKYGDQPSFQSIQTECSEIICALKKSLKERLLSPETSASELAESVGLLRQLQESDSSLQDIFLNCAESRLDQHLKVLSAMVDSTDILAWVEKCNNTLLADLGIVISCYDDIFQDKHSAHLPDFAQKVMSQVFKLFEDVVKRPENAGTEILIRGLDKFFRKLQAMSQIVCSDAVSSKALDVVVQCVNHKANLQKQTIQVQFKENLMKVRQSLASKGTENADLKDILNSLQVHLMQKIQASLLDLMAFLQSNLSFGLKPWCAQAVAEGCWRVISETLIDLSEMVKQMSVLQSSNNIPFELLLVLAKLCLDMQEPGVTTLHTHLTKLLEESAPGTTFEKKDTNSIMVNLSTAAQSALDCEVVYIGQMAAQMLRVSVLARDWLRAPEPRGPRAVCRRVVETLASADSAASQLFPTSLKPSSDSSRRTIWSRAPSSFSPINRLFSERIEVFSPAGADRAALSNGALKVALKALVECVRLRTFSRHGLQQLQVDVHFLQQRLSCMGTDERLLNALLEDALASAQLRCVDPQLMEPSIVDIICERG